In the genome of Fervidobacterium thailandense, one region contains:
- a CDS encoding sigma-54 interaction domain-containing protein produces the protein MERILKFVLDSIIEGVIIVDKDARVVYVNKNACKLLGLTSDIIGKYVADVVKNTRLHIVVKTGLPEIDQVQHTENAVIITSRIPIRDEHGQIIGAVAVFRDITSIRKLAEEITNLKEIEAQLKAIIDSTNDAISVADENGIVRLVNKAYTKITGFTPEEVIGKPATVDIAEGESIHMLISKTRTPIYNARLKVGPAKKEVIVNATPLFVKGQFKGSVAVVHDVSEILQLTNELEEVKRLIRHMKAQYTFDDIIGDSRLIQIAKEQAKKVAQTPATVLLRGESGTGKELFAHAIHNSSQRKKGPFVSVNCAAIPESILEAELFGYEEGAFTGALRGGKKGLVEEADGGTLFLDEIGKLPLSLQSKLLRFIETKEFVPVGGRSVKKVDVRIIAATNMDLEKMVRNGEFLPDLYFRLNVFPIYLPPLKERREDIPKIAMHIVKKLNQQYGRMVEGISPQVLHYITTRDWPGNVRELENFLGRVMINMGPEERYIELKHLPERDSYHEPKSTEVKVGPLKDLVEEFEKQVIQETLKKANGDKFKAAEILDISVRTLYYKLERYGIEK, from the coding sequence ATGGAGCGGATACTCAAATTCGTGCTTGACTCTATCATCGAAGGTGTTATCATCGTTGACAAAGACGCACGAGTTGTGTACGTGAACAAAAATGCGTGTAAGCTACTCGGTCTAACGAGCGATATCATTGGTAAATACGTTGCAGATGTCGTTAAGAACACAAGACTCCACATCGTTGTGAAGACTGGACTACCTGAAATTGACCAAGTCCAGCACACTGAAAATGCAGTCATCATCACCTCGCGCATCCCTATCCGAGACGAGCACGGTCAAATAATCGGGGCCGTTGCCGTTTTCCGTGATATCACCAGTATCAGAAAACTTGCTGAAGAAATCACAAATCTGAAAGAGATTGAGGCCCAACTAAAAGCTATTATTGACTCCACAAACGACGCTATAAGTGTTGCCGACGAGAACGGAATCGTACGCCTTGTGAACAAGGCTTACACAAAAATCACGGGGTTCACACCCGAAGAAGTCATCGGTAAACCCGCCACCGTGGATATAGCCGAAGGTGAGAGCATACACATGCTCATTTCGAAAACCCGTACACCCATCTACAACGCAAGATTAAAAGTGGGACCCGCGAAGAAGGAAGTTATTGTCAACGCCACACCTCTCTTTGTAAAGGGACAGTTCAAAGGCAGTGTTGCCGTGGTCCACGATGTTTCAGAAATACTGCAGTTGACAAACGAACTTGAGGAAGTCAAAAGGCTCATCAGACACATGAAAGCGCAGTACACCTTCGACGATATAATCGGTGACAGTCGACTCATCCAAATAGCTAAGGAGCAAGCCAAAAAGGTGGCACAGACCCCCGCCACGGTCTTACTTCGAGGGGAGAGCGGCACCGGGAAGGAACTCTTCGCGCACGCAATACACAACTCCAGCCAACGCAAGAAGGGTCCTTTTGTGAGCGTCAACTGCGCCGCGATTCCGGAATCTATCCTCGAAGCTGAACTCTTTGGTTACGAAGAAGGTGCGTTCACCGGAGCACTGAGAGGTGGTAAAAAGGGCCTTGTTGAAGAAGCTGACGGAGGCACACTCTTCCTCGATGAGATAGGTAAACTCCCACTCTCACTCCAGTCGAAGCTTCTGCGATTCATCGAAACAAAGGAATTCGTCCCCGTCGGAGGCCGAAGCGTAAAAAAAGTTGATGTTCGAATCATCGCTGCAACGAACATGGACCTCGAAAAAATGGTCAGAAACGGTGAATTTCTCCCGGATCTTTACTTCAGACTCAACGTTTTTCCCATTTACCTACCACCGCTTAAAGAACGCCGAGAGGATATCCCAAAAATTGCGATGCACATAGTAAAAAAGCTCAACCAACAGTACGGTCGCATGGTGGAAGGCATCAGTCCACAAGTGCTACACTACATAACTACACGTGACTGGCCGGGAAACGTGAGAGAACTTGAGAATTTCCTTGGACGAGTGATGATAAACATGGGACCGGAAGAAAGGTACATCGAACTAAAACACCTTCCTGAACGTGATTCTTACCACGAACCAAAAAGCACGGAGGTCAAGGTCGGGCCGTTGAAGGATCTTGTCGAAGAGTTTGAAAAGCAGGTCATACAAGAGACTCTCAAAAAGGCCAACGGTGACAAATTTAAAGCCGCAGAAATCTTGGATATCAGCGTGCGAACACTGTATTACAAACTGGAACGGTACGGAATCGAAAAATAA
- a CDS encoding MFS transporter, with protein MIYVAMSLLFTYSLVLNSVAPLLNYFRSYFELSVASSSLIPVFLLSGTVLSNIFVGFIFNKLGLRRTLLVGLFLLVTGTSSAAFSNSIALLILGMILIGFSNGFGFTGATMLLLTEGTKSSNFGLFHGAYGLGGIAAPLLIELFNQLGTGFKGLYLTYTFLAVSLTLMVGKATANALPIEETSVNNAERKEKLKLTGESRKVFITYLIMLIFYSSAEIGTITWAGTYSKPGVVPTTLGYTVFWFLFTVTRFALPIIEKTFRNIVLLNGTLLIIFLLLFAKTGNITLFFTTGAFFGPLFPYIQSRAIRKISEELRPVFNGLTYSLTSLGGNLTVFLMGTLIEKFGILSYMLPTSLILTLVLSHFLAIK; from the coding sequence TTGATCTACGTAGCGATGTCTCTACTCTTCACATACTCGCTTGTGCTAAACTCAGTTGCACCTCTCTTAAACTATTTTCGCTCGTACTTTGAATTGTCAGTTGCCAGTTCTTCTCTTATCCCGGTATTTCTACTCTCAGGAACCGTGCTTTCCAACATTTTTGTAGGCTTTATCTTCAACAAACTTGGATTGAGGAGAACATTGTTGGTGGGGTTATTTCTATTAGTTACCGGAACCAGCTCCGCCGCATTTTCGAACAGCATAGCCTTATTAATCCTTGGAATGATATTGATCGGTTTTTCAAACGGTTTCGGATTCACGGGAGCAACAATGCTATTACTCACGGAAGGCACAAAGAGCTCGAATTTTGGACTCTTCCACGGAGCTTACGGGTTGGGCGGAATAGCTGCTCCTCTGTTGATAGAATTATTTAACCAACTTGGAACGGGATTCAAAGGCCTTTATCTAACGTACACCTTTCTCGCCGTAAGTTTGACTCTTATGGTTGGAAAGGCCACGGCAAACGCACTACCCATTGAAGAGACATCCGTTAATAATGCCGAAAGGAAAGAAAAACTCAAATTAACCGGTGAATCGAGAAAGGTCTTCATTACTTACCTTATAATGCTCATCTTCTACTCCTCCGCGGAGATAGGAACAATCACCTGGGCAGGTACTTACAGCAAACCTGGTGTGGTCCCGACAACCTTAGGTTATACCGTCTTCTGGTTTCTCTTTACTGTAACACGTTTCGCCTTACCTATCATTGAGAAAACATTCAGAAACATTGTCCTCTTAAACGGTACTCTTCTGATCATCTTCCTTTTGTTGTTTGCTAAAACCGGAAACATTACACTCTTCTTCACTACCGGTGCATTTTTTGGCCCTCTTTTTCCGTATATACAATCGAGGGCCATACGCAAAATCTCCGAAGAGCTTCGACCAGTTTTCAATGGATTAACGTACTCACTCACATCTCTTGGAGGAAACTTAACTGTCTTCTTGATGGGAACTCTGATCGAAAAATTTGGAATACTCAGTTATATGCTACCAACTTCACTGATACTTACACTCGTGCTAAGCCACTTTCTGGCGATAAAATGA